The Candidatus Nezhaarchaeota archaeon DNA window AATGTCAAGAGCCGAATGACTACCTAGAACCCCTATGTGGATGTCGTCAAGATTGTACCTCTCAATGACTTTAGATATTTCATCCCTAGTTATCACTCTCAAGTCACCGAAGTAACATAGGGCCTCTTGTTGATAAAGTTTTAGTGCCAAGCGCCTCTTGTGAAGTGCTAATTTACAGGGGGAAACAGTTTTAATTAAGTTGCATAATTATGTTGTGACTAGATATGAGCATTACATTAGAGAACTTGTACCAATACGTCACAGCCTTCATAATGTTGTTCGTAGTTTTAGATACTGTAGGTAACGTCCCTATATTCTACTCATTAACTGAAGGCCTTGACGTCAAAGAGAGGAGAAGGACGATTCAAAACTCAGTTATAATAGCAGGAATTATACTGCTCTTCTTTGCGCTAGGCGGAGGAGTGCTTCTCGAATTCTTCCATGTGAGCATCGATGACTTTAGAGTTGCTGGAGGGGCAATATTATTCATCATCGCCGTTGAGGGATTATTGGGTAGAGTTGAAGCGATGAAGATAAAACCTGAACACTTAGCAGTGGTTCCACTAGCAACCCCGCTCCTTGCTGGTCCTGGAAGTATATCCCTCGTAATATACCTTGTAAATGTTGGTTATGGTTTGGGGCCCACCATAACTTCCATAGTGGCTAACGTCATCATAGCCTGGATTGTGTTAACGTACTGTGACGTGGTGTCAAGGATCCTCGGTAGAAATGGGTCTCTCGTACTTTCTAGAATCATGGCCTTAATACTAGCAGCCATAGCGATAGCGATGATAAGAGAGGGGATCATGAACATCTTAACTTCAAAGAGAAGTTAACTTAACGAGCTTGTAGGCTCGCGAGCCCAAGCCCAGCTTCTCTGCAGCCTCGAGGAGTCTCTCTCCACTAACACCATTAACCTCTAAGAACGGATCTCGACCTCCAGCGGCCTCCACGACGAGATCTAGAGATGCTTGATCTATGGCTACGGGGTCCAAGCTAGACAGTAGCCCTACATCGCTAACTATTGGCTTCATTACGCATCCAAGACAATCACACCTCGGGGTCACGTTGATTACAGCATTGAGGTAGATAGGTCTAGACTTCAACGACTTAATGACTGCAAGGGCTGCATCAGCGATTCTTACCTGAAGCTTTTCAATTCCTTGCCTCGGAACTTCCAATGCCCTATTTGGGCATGTAAAGTAGCACTCTAAGCATCCAACGCACTTATCGTAGTCTATCTTAGCTATTTTTTCTTCCACTTTCACCGCACCATACGAGCAAACCTTACTACATAAACCACAGCCCATGCACTTTTCTGCCAACACCATAGGCATATGAGCTCTATGTTGCGAAGCTTTACCTTTCTTAGTCGTGCAACCCATTGCTAGGTTCTTAAGAGCCCCACCAAAACCTGTAGTTACATGGCCCTTAAAGTGCGAGAATACTATCATAGAGTCAAGGTCCTTTACTATGTCAGCTATCTCAACCTCACTCAGCTCAATACCCTCTATTTTAATGGTAAACCCGCTCATCCCCCTTATGCCGTCACCTATAACTACTGGGGCTCCAAGAGATGCGTAAGTGAATCCCTTCTTGGCCGCCAGGTTCAAGTAGCTAACAGCGTTGCTCCTTGGACCAGAGTATAGGCTCGTAGTGTCAAAGACTACTGGCTCACAGCCTAACTTCTTCACGAAGTCCACGACGGTCCTAACGAACTCAGGCCTAAGGTGGGTAATGTTCCCCTCTTCACCCATATGAACCTTAATCCCGACGATGCCCCTTAGAGGTTCCTCCTCTACAATCCTTTCCAATAGCTTCTCTATAGCTCTCTCAATGCGAGGCATCTCCTTGCCTCTAAGGTCGTAGAAGTAAACCTCAACCCCATCAGTCATGACCTCAACCTCCAGACTATAGTTAAGACCCCGTCACTCCAATAAGATTTTAGATTAAGAGGCACCACTTCGTTGCCTCATAGACTTGAACCCCTAAACTTAAATGGCTGGCCAAAACTCAAGAAATAGAGACTCAAGATGAGTTACGTAGAGAGAAAGAAGAGGAGTGTAAGGTCGATAAGAGCTCAGATTAAGAGGACCATAAGGGAGCTTAAGGACGCACTTTCAGAGGGTACTGATACTAAGGAGATAGAGGAGGAACTTCTTAGACTCGCAAAGTCTAAGCGCGAATTATCACAAAGAGTGAGGTTTCGACTATCCTGAACATACAGCTTAGCAATGAAAGCTGGCGACGACCATGATAATAGCTGATCTCCACGTACATAGCTATAACTCCAAAGACTCACTATTAAAACCTCGCGACATTATTACTACAGCTGTAAAGAAGGGCATTAACTGCGTAGCCGTCACGGACCACAACACCGTTAAGGGCGGGCTTGAGCTGGTAAGAGAGGCGAGAGAGCTCAAGGATTTCATAGCGATACCTGGTGTAGAGGTAAAGACAGATGTCGGCGATGTAATTCTTCTCTTTGTAGACGAGGAAATAAAAATTGAAAGATTCGATGAACTTCTTGACTACGCTAAGAGCGTAAACGCCATAACTATCCTCGCACATCCTTACAGAAAGCACGTAATGGTTGAGGAGTCAGCAAGGAAAGTTCAGGTGATTGAAGTCTTAAATTCTCGATCATTTAAATCTGCAAACCTAAAAGCGCTATCGCTAGCTTCTAAGCTAAATAAGCCCATTATGGCGGGAAGCGATGCACACACAGCATCCGAGATAGGTAGAGCTGTGACGATTATTGAAGGATCGAGTGAGGATGACATTAGAGGAAGGTTGTTAAAAGGGGAGGTGAGGATCTTCGGCTCAGAGTCGAATCCTCTAGTTCACTTACTTAGCTTCGCAAACAGGATAATAAATGAAGTAATTGAAGTCTTTGGAGGAAGCTGAAGATCTTTAAGGAACTTCAACCTCCTCTCCAGGTTTAAGAACCAGTACTTTAACGTTTGGAGCAAGTGTCTTGGCTTTCTCTACGAAATCATCAGCCGTCTTGACTAGCACTGGAAACGTTGCATAATGCATTGGTATGGCGACCTTCGGGGCCAAGACTTTAAGTGCAAGAGCAGCTTCTCTGGGTCCCATAGTATAATGACCTCCTATCGGTACTAAGACAACTTCGGGGTTAAAGACCTCCTTGATTGCCTGAAACTCAGCCGTATAGCCAGTATCGCCCATGTGGTAGATCCTCAGGCCATCAACATCCAATATCACGCCCACTGGCCCTCCAGCACTACATGTATGAAGAGCCGGGACAAGAGCGACTTTAAACACGCCATTAACATCAACGAAGGCACCCATGTTTAATCCAAGCCCCTGTACTCCTCTTCTTTCAAGTGACGTAACGAGCTCTGGAACTCCTATGACCGTAGAGTTAAACTTCTTGGCTATTCTTTCAGCATCACCCAGATGATCGAAGTGATCGTGCGTCACGATTATGTAATCAACTCGCTCTAACTCCTCAACGCTTACAGGACTTAGAGGGTTAGAGATCCAGGGATCTATGAGAACTCTCTTGCCCTTAAATGTCAACATAAAGGCTGCATGTCCAAGCCACTTAATCCTAACTTTCATATCACCACCTAGCTGACTCTTTTTAAGATGAGGGCTGATAAGCTTAACCCTCTCCTTAATAAAGCTTATGCTCACCAGGATGTTCCCTAAGAAATTCATTAAAACTATCGAGAGCACCAACCCCTCAAATACAGTTAATAGCGTTTGGAGACTCAATAAGTTTGGTAAGGAACTTTGAGTGACCGAGTACGCGAGCATTGAGGTAGCAAAGAGGACCATCATTATTAGAAGCACGAAGAGAATTGCAGCGTATTTCAACAGGGTCACACTACATCGCATGCCGAGATCGATCAGCGATAACGCTAAGAGACCATAAGCTACGATGGCTACTACGAAAACCGTTACGCCCAATGGTAAGAGCGTACTGCTTAAATGGCTAAGAGAGTTGAAGCCTACCTCTTCAAGGCCCGCGAACCAAATGCATGTAGTTCCCAAACCCAGCAATAGGCCTAAAACTATAAGCGCTGGTCCAGTCAAGTATCTGAATTTTGTTTTTGAGGAGAGCCAACCTAAGCCTGCAATAAGTAGCCCAATATATGTGATGATTGGATGCGGAGTGGCACTAAGCATGTGCCCTAAAAATACCATGCGCTTAGAGTTACCGCTAAAGAATTCCTCTATCTTGCTCCCATAATTCACGAACATCAACTCTATCTGTGCATACATTGAGAATCTATTAAAAGGACACCTAAGTACATTGCTAGCTAAAGAACTGAGCTAGGCTGGGATGCAAAAGAGATTGGGAGTGGGGTAAAGAGCGGTAACTTTATTGCTTTATAGTCCAGTTTATGAAGGCCTTCGTGGCACTTATTGGAATCCAATAACCAACAGTTTCAAACTTATAGACTTCACCAACCTTTATGATCTTTAAAACCTCGTATTCTTGTAAGACGTTTCCGTTGTGATCTAGTACCTTCCTTCCCGTAGCCCCGCTGAACGAGCTAATCACCGTGTCGATGGCCTTCTTTATGGCTTGACCATCGTAATAACCAGCCCACGCTATGCTCAGAGCTATTAGCTTAAGCGAATCAAAGCCGTAAGCCGCCATTTCACTAGGCATCTTGTGGTACTCTTTGATGTAGAGCTCTACAAACTCCAATAGTTGCGGGCTTTCTACAAGTGCACGCCTTACCACAGCATAGGACCCCTCAAGATAGGAAGCTAGGTCGTCACTTAGTAACCTATCATCAGCTAAGGTGCTCGATAGAATCCATGTGACATTAAGTTGCACATTACTCGCACTTGTTAGAATCGTACGAGCATCATCGATATATCCTATGAGAAATATAACTACAGGAGGGTCCTTTAAATCCTTGATCTTCTCTAAGTAAGCGGTCACGTTGATGTCTTCACCATACAGCAACTTGTAGACCACCATCCCTCCTTGCGCAGAGTACTTCTTGTTGATTGCGTCAGCAAGCTTTGCACCATAAGAGTCATTGATCGCTATTATTGCCGCTCTTGTACCCACCTTTAAGGCTAAATCCGCCATGGCTAAAGCTTCTACGTCAGGTCCTCCAAACACCTTAATCACCATAGGGTCGTACACATCATAAACATCCTTCGAGACCAACACCAGCACCGCATTGCTTTCACGTATTATTGGGAGGATGACCTCAACTTCAGGGCTTGAAAGGGCTCCTATGAAAACTCTAACCCCTTCATTAACTAATGAGGTGACCATGCTCTTCGCCGTCCCTGGATCTCCTCCTGTAAACCTGACGAGAGCAGTCAGGTTTCTGGAAGCTATGCCGCCACTACTGTTTACCACCTTAGTTGCTAACAGAACACCATCAAGTAGATCGCTGGCGTAAGTAACGTTTGAGACTATCACGCCCACTCCTATAATTGACGGCAAAGCTTTAGTTTCCTGAAGGCTGGCGTAAAGACCTGAGTAATACCCGCCATAAGCTGCTAATATTGCTATTATTATAATTATTGCAACCCAAATTCCATACCCGGCACCTTTCGATGACTTCTCCAATTGTTAAACCTCCTTAGACTTAAATGGTGTTCTTCATGAGGACTTCTTAACTCTTATCTCCACCTTGAAACCTATTTAAAGGTTATATTTTGCATTGATCAGTTTAAAGTATCGGTGCTTCAGCTTGAAGAAGCTGCTCTACATAGTCCTTGACGGTGCGGCTGATAGGCCCAATTCACAACTTGAAGGCAAGACTCCTTTACAGCATGCCTATAAGCCAAACATTGATTATTTAGCTAAGACAGGAGCTACGGGGCTAGTCTACATCGTCGACAAAGGCATTGCCCCTGAATCGGATGTCGCAGTCCTAAGCATTTTGGGGTATGATCCTTTTAAGTACCACACTGGAAGGGGGGCACTTGAAGCCTTGGGAGCTGGATTAGACTTTGAAAATGGATGGCTTGCATTAAGGTGCAACTTCGCCACCATAGACAAAGCTCTCACAATAAT harbors:
- a CDS encoding PHP domain-containing protein codes for the protein MIIADLHVHSYNSKDSLLKPRDIITTAVKKGINCVAVTDHNTVKGGLELVREARELKDFIAIPGVEVKTDVGDVILLFVDEEIKIERFDELLDYAKSVNAITILAHPYRKHVMVEESARKVQVIEVLNSRSFKSANLKALSLASKLNKPIMAGSDAHTASEIGRAVTIIEGSSEDDIRGRLLKGEVRIFGSESNPLVHLLSFANRIINEVIEVFGGS
- a CDS encoding metal-dependent hydrolase codes for the protein MFVNYGSKIEEFFSGNSKRMVFLGHMLSATPHPIITYIGLLIAGLGWLSSKTKFRYLTGPALIVLGLLLGLGTTCIWFAGLEEVGFNSLSHLSSTLLPLGVTVFVVAIVAYGLLALSLIDLGMRCSVTLLKYAAILFVLLIMMVLFATSMLAYSVTQSSLPNLLSLQTLLTVFEGLVLSIVLMNFLGNILVSISFIKERVKLISPHLKKSQLGGDMKVRIKWLGHAAFMLTFKGKRVLIDPWISNPLSPVSVEELERVDYIIVTHDHFDHLGDAERIAKKFNSTVIGVPELVTSLERRGVQGLGLNMGAFVDVNGVFKVALVPALHTCSAGGPVGVILDVDGLRIYHMGDTGYTAEFQAIKEVFNPEVVLVPIGGHYTMGPREAALALKVLAPKVAIPMHYATFPVLVKTADDFVEKAKTLAPNVKVLVLKPGEEVEVP
- a CDS encoding MarC family protein; its protein translation is MSITLENLYQYVTAFIMLFVVLDTVGNVPIFYSLTEGLDVKERRRTIQNSVIIAGIILLFFALGGGVLLEFFHVSIDDFRVAGGAILFIIAVEGLLGRVEAMKIKPEHLAVVPLATPLLAGPGSISLVIYLVNVGYGLGPTITSIVANVIIAWIVLTYCDVVSRILGRNGSLVLSRIMALILAAIAIAMIREGIMNILTSKRS
- a CDS encoding ABC transporter substrate-binding protein, whose product is MEKSSKGAGYGIWVAIIIIIAILAAYGGYYSGLYASLQETKALPSIIGVGVIVSNVTYASDLLDGVLLATKVVNSSGGIASRNLTALVRFTGGDPGTAKSMVTSLVNEGVRVFIGALSSPEVEVILPIIRESNAVLVLVSKDVYDVYDPMVIKVFGGPDVEALAMADLALKVGTRAAIIAINDSYGAKLADAINKKYSAQGGMVVYKLLYGEDINVTAYLEKIKDLKDPPVVIFLIGYIDDARTILTSASNVQLNVTWILSSTLADDRLLSDDLASYLEGSYAVVRRALVESPQLLEFVELYIKEYHKMPSEMAAYGFDSLKLIALSIAWAGYYDGQAIKKAIDTVISSFSGATGRKVLDHNGNVLQEYEVLKIIKVGEVYKFETVGYWIPISATKAFINWTIKQ
- a CDS encoding DUF362 domain-containing protein, with protein sequence MTDGVEVYFYDLRGKEMPRIERAIEKLLERIVEEEPLRGIVGIKVHMGEEGNITHLRPEFVRTVVDFVKKLGCEPVVFDTTSLYSGPRSNAVSYLNLAAKKGFTYASLGAPVVIGDGIRGMSGFTIKIEGIELSEVEIADIVKDLDSMIVFSHFKGHVTTGFGGALKNLAMGCTTKKGKASQHRAHMPMVLAEKCMGCGLCSKVCSYGAVKVEEKIAKIDYDKCVGCLECYFTCPNRALEVPRQGIEKLQVRIADAALAVIKSLKSRPIYLNAVINVTPRCDCLGCVMKPIVSDVGLLSSLDPVAIDQASLDLVVEAAGGRDPFLEVNGVSGERLLEAAEKLGLGSRAYKLVKLTSL